The proteins below are encoded in one region of Streptomyces sp. NBC_00490:
- a CDS encoding serine/threonine-protein kinase — MDDVQDVLTRYGQWRRDDTASYDDRTEQLADLVARLLRRTVPGDTLQRFDNADALGLMYEFEGWNYLLTLRGQKYGFGFPPKGTPIPGSGSQRGERFAGLHWLDEPLDMNWVAEFNERGAVILDRSHLEAAAAGMCSLAELVRDHFHRRQPHLSLASLYTTVEAAADARAMTPATRLTSPPSVKTQTWAGVTAELLLVGQKQQDRPTGMALLPDRAVLVTVPDGLLAVDTVRGHAHWHLALPGCHGAPVVREDGTVLVLCGSALLRWHDGQLNAVAGGFDHGAVLLPGPEGEPWVLSGSGVTLGTGQGTLALTRAGDQVGDQVSYPITFNASVRSALWLGRRRFFLAASGHSAVVDLARTTDAGQRDDWIPTPVSYPGHILRADPNSVVSASPDGTGIGVILHRTDLTTRASEALLHTQLGEILGLTQEPGDGPAYLLATLPDNDHTHVRPVLMRLTGHRPTAPQTPPAPAVSSEGYDAVSHSARGERRAYRLETRPLAREGQAEVFRAEHKDTGTIVAFKKRIGQGARDVRRMRREVEAALRFGGNPHVMPVLDFSPAYDWFVMPLAEATVEDRRTELQDPTQLHTLVGAIAAGLADAHRNDWIHRDIKPSNILLLDGRWTVADWGIVRRARGETSTAGLLTRAGIGTEGFAAPELSIDGHDITPASDIYSLGQLIGWIFTGTWPQANRPLLPPPGPWFGVVRQATQLDPEHRPQDIATFLALVERETGSQDELPIIRAARLLEDANERDDTAAAAQLLSLAADQPDSYELYLAAVTKLDVRAAETALLANPQQTTAVITALTGHSVGDRGDWVTDQEATRAIWWLLKVARLAAEEEQWTMLDAAVQGMCDWDGRWDRWDPRNSIRDWLVTLTGHAAATVASALRAQPHGARYYYEVLDNRHADTAIRSAIHAAQRA; from the coding sequence ATGGACGATGTGCAGGATGTGCTGACCCGATACGGCCAGTGGCGCCGAGACGACACCGCCTCGTACGACGACCGGACCGAGCAGCTCGCCGACCTCGTGGCGAGGCTCCTGCGTCGGACCGTACCCGGCGACACCCTCCAGCGATTCGACAACGCGGACGCCTTGGGGCTCATGTACGAGTTCGAGGGTTGGAACTACCTCCTCACGCTCCGCGGGCAGAAGTACGGGTTCGGGTTTCCGCCGAAGGGCACTCCGATTCCGGGCTCTGGCAGCCAGCGAGGCGAGCGATTCGCAGGCCTGCACTGGCTCGATGAACCGCTCGACATGAACTGGGTGGCCGAGTTCAACGAGCGCGGTGCGGTGATCCTGGACCGGAGCCATCTGGAAGCCGCCGCTGCCGGAATGTGCTCCCTGGCCGAACTCGTCCGTGACCACTTCCACAGGCGGCAGCCGCATCTGTCGCTGGCGTCCCTGTATACGACCGTTGAAGCTGCCGCAGACGCGCGCGCGATGACGCCGGCCACGCGGTTGACGTCGCCACCCAGTGTGAAGACCCAGACCTGGGCAGGTGTGACCGCGGAGCTCCTGCTCGTCGGACAGAAACAACAAGACCGGCCGACCGGGATGGCACTGCTACCTGACCGGGCAGTCCTAGTGACCGTTCCTGACGGTCTGCTCGCCGTCGACACCGTCCGAGGGCACGCCCACTGGCACCTCGCCCTACCCGGCTGCCACGGCGCACCGGTCGTCCGGGAGGACGGCACTGTCCTGGTGCTCTGCGGCTCGGCTCTGCTGCGCTGGCACGACGGGCAGCTCAACGCCGTCGCCGGAGGCTTCGACCACGGCGCAGTCCTCCTTCCCGGGCCGGAGGGGGAGCCGTGGGTGCTGTCCGGCTCCGGCGTCACCCTCGGCACCGGCCAAGGAACCCTGGCACTCACTCGCGCCGGCGACCAGGTCGGCGACCAGGTCAGCTATCCGATCACCTTCAACGCCTCTGTCCGCTCGGCACTCTGGCTCGGCCGGCGCCGCTTCTTCCTCGCCGCCTCCGGACACAGCGCCGTCGTCGACCTCGCCCGCACCACGGACGCCGGACAGCGCGACGACTGGATCCCCACCCCCGTCTCCTACCCAGGACACATCCTGCGCGCCGACCCCAACAGCGTGGTCAGCGCATCCCCCGACGGCACCGGCATCGGCGTGATTCTGCACCGAACCGACCTCACCACGCGCGCCAGCGAGGCCCTGCTGCACACCCAGCTCGGCGAGATCCTCGGCCTCACCCAGGAACCCGGCGACGGACCCGCCTACCTGCTCGCCACCCTGCCCGACAACGACCACACCCACGTCCGTCCCGTCCTGATGCGGCTCACCGGCCACCGCCCGACCGCACCCCAGACACCCCCGGCCCCCGCCGTCTCATCCGAGGGCTACGACGCGGTCAGCCATTCAGCCCGGGGCGAACGCCGGGCCTACCGGCTCGAAACACGGCCCCTGGCCCGCGAAGGCCAAGCCGAGGTCTTCCGCGCCGAACACAAAGACACCGGCACCATCGTGGCCTTCAAAAAGCGCATCGGCCAAGGCGCCCGGGACGTACGGCGCATGCGCCGCGAAGTAGAGGCCGCCCTGCGATTCGGCGGCAACCCGCACGTCATGCCCGTCCTCGACTTCAGCCCCGCCTACGACTGGTTCGTCATGCCGCTCGCCGAAGCCACCGTCGAGGACAGACGCACCGAACTCCAGGACCCCACCCAACTGCACACCCTCGTGGGCGCCATTGCCGCCGGACTTGCCGACGCACACCGCAACGACTGGATCCACCGGGACATCAAACCCTCCAACATCCTGCTCCTGGACGGCCGCTGGACGGTCGCGGACTGGGGCATCGTGCGCCGCGCCCGAGGCGAGACCAGCACCGCCGGCCTCCTCACCCGCGCCGGCATCGGCACCGAAGGCTTCGCTGCACCCGAACTGTCCATCGACGGCCACGACATCACCCCCGCCAGCGACATCTACAGCCTCGGACAACTCATCGGCTGGATCTTCACTGGCACCTGGCCACAAGCAAACAGACCCCTGCTGCCCCCACCCGGACCGTGGTTCGGCGTCGTACGCCAAGCCACCCAGCTCGATCCCGAGCACCGGCCTCAGGACATCGCCACCTTCCTCGCCCTCGTCGAACGCGAGACGGGGTCGCAGGACGAACTCCCCATCATCCGCGCCGCACGCCTGCTCGAGGACGCCAACGAGCGCGACGACACCGCTGCAGCCGCCCAGCTCCTCTCCCTCGCCGCCGACCAGCCCGACTCCTACGAGCTCTACCTGGCCGCTGTTACCAAGCTCGATGTCCGCGCGGCAGAGACAGCCCTGCTCGCCAATCCTCAGCAGACGACCGCCGTCATCACTGCACTGACCGGACACTCGGTCGGCGACCGGGGCGACTGGGTCACCGACCAAGAGGCCACCCGAGCCATCTGGTGGCTCCTCAAGGTCGCTCGCCTCGCCGCAGAGGAGGAGCAATGGACCATGCTCGACGCCGCAGTCCAGGGGATGTGCGACTGGGACGGCCGCTGGGACCGGTGGGACCCGCGCAACAGCATCCGGGACTGGCTGGTCACCTTGACCGGGCACGCCGCCGCCACCGTCGCCTCCGCACTCCGCGCCCAACCGCACGGCGCCCGCTACTACTACGAAGTACTAGACAATCGCCACGCCGACACCGCCATCCGAAGCGCCATCCACGCTGCTCAACGCGCCTGA
- a CDS encoding ImmA/IrrE family metallo-endopeptidase yields the protein MRGRTTPSRGASTRITYPSTTPGTAQPAAGGGTTARQDDPRDRSRSTAARAPPRCPDRCTALSDRFKKDDHFWFTVFHEIGHTLLHGKRLTFLDNTDRADERTPEGDRSEEEADAFAAQTLIPAEHNAAYRRLARRPMPFDNIKTFAHKAGIAPGIVVGRLQHDGALSWTHATTSTPRPLPPQRPRRGPATVTDHPRKGTVAAPGSHDFALHTLGWRAFQDLCAAVLREVWAQSVHTFADSNDGGRDGAFYGTWQQPPDPIGVQDLPDGPFVLQCKHTKKADTTLAPSELDDEFAKVQTLVERGLCGSYVLLTNARVSGTSEATIRQRLLDAGVGYPLVLDGQWICDTIATRQRLRTLVPRVYGLGDLSHILDERAYTQAQVLLGYLREELATFVVTDAYKHAVQAVQDHGFVLLLGEPAVGKSVIAATLAMTALDAWGCLTVNTHDAEGLVRHWNPHESNQFFWIDDAFGAVRHEQQLTDSWSRHMRHVMTAVRGGAKVVLTSRDYIYRDARPYLKEYAYPLLHEQQVVVDVAQLPLHERRQILYNHIKLGDQPREVRAEMKPHLDAAAATEPFHPEVARRLGQQAFTRHLEPTEQGITDFMARPTAFLRDVYAELGPDEKAALALTYQAGEQLPAPVHWDASQDDVINRVGSTPAGVNRALVALTGTFLRLASTPGSDSTTGWSFRHPTLQESFAEFMAADPNLLGIFINGLNWRTLLTRIDCGTEQQRGTLLRVPPALYSDVIKRLLTGESPGRAGHGYPAEWYNFFATRCSDTFLKLYTEADSQFVPQLTKFISFLDVIHEPKALARLHQASLLSTEEHSRIRERVATLAVETPDAAWLREPEWQILFSESDQQYLLQRVREDLIPDLDWVLDVWRNNYPSDEEPAQYYGILQEQLRTYREAFEQDTEVTDALDQAMAEVNETIDFSRSNDYEPGPDEHPDIRGRTNLAGHEHSRDRSIFDDIDG from the coding sequence ATGCGTGGCCGGACAACGCCCTCTCGGGGCGCGTCCACCCGGATCACGTACCCTTCCACGACACCGGGAACTGCGCAGCCAGCCGCAGGCGGCGGCACAACCGCGCGGCAAGACGACCCCCGAGATCGCTCGCGATCGACCGCAGCCAGAGCGCCACCTCGCTGTCCTGATCGATGCACAGCCCTCAGCGACCGGTTCAAAAAAGACGACCACTTCTGGTTCACCGTCTTCCACGAGATCGGCCACACCCTCCTGCACGGCAAGAGACTGACCTTCCTCGACAACACTGACCGCGCCGACGAACGCACACCCGAAGGCGACCGCAGCGAAGAAGAAGCCGACGCCTTCGCCGCCCAGACCCTCATCCCGGCCGAGCACAACGCCGCATACCGCCGCCTCGCCCGCAGGCCCATGCCCTTCGACAACATCAAGACCTTCGCCCACAAGGCCGGCATCGCCCCCGGCATCGTCGTCGGCCGCCTCCAGCACGACGGCGCCCTGTCCTGGACCCACGCAACAACCTCAACGCCCCGTCCGCTTCCCCCACAACGGCCCCGCCGAGGACCCGCCACCGTGACCGACCACCCCCGCAAAGGCACCGTCGCAGCACCGGGCTCCCACGACTTCGCCCTGCACACCCTGGGCTGGCGCGCATTCCAGGACCTGTGCGCTGCCGTACTCCGCGAAGTGTGGGCGCAGTCCGTGCACACCTTCGCCGACTCCAACGACGGCGGACGCGACGGCGCCTTCTACGGCACCTGGCAACAGCCACCAGACCCGATCGGCGTCCAGGACCTGCCCGATGGCCCATTCGTCCTCCAGTGCAAACACACCAAGAAGGCCGATACCACCCTCGCCCCCTCGGAACTCGACGACGAATTCGCCAAAGTCCAGACTCTGGTGGAACGGGGCCTATGCGGCAGCTACGTCCTACTCACCAACGCACGAGTCAGCGGCACCTCGGAAGCCACCATCCGACAACGACTGCTTGATGCCGGTGTCGGGTACCCGCTGGTCCTCGATGGCCAGTGGATCTGCGACACCATCGCCACCCGCCAGCGCCTGCGGACCCTCGTCCCCCGCGTCTACGGACTCGGCGACCTCTCCCACATCCTCGACGAACGCGCCTACACCCAAGCACAGGTCCTGCTCGGCTATCTGCGAGAGGAACTGGCCACCTTCGTGGTCACCGACGCCTACAAGCATGCCGTCCAAGCTGTACAAGACCACGGCTTCGTCCTGCTCCTCGGTGAGCCCGCCGTTGGCAAATCCGTTATTGCCGCGACCTTGGCCATGACTGCCCTCGATGCTTGGGGCTGCCTGACCGTCAACACCCACGATGCAGAGGGACTGGTGCGGCACTGGAATCCGCACGAGTCGAACCAGTTCTTCTGGATCGACGACGCCTTCGGCGCCGTGCGCCACGAACAGCAGCTCACCGACAGCTGGTCCCGCCACATGCGACACGTCATGACCGCCGTCCGCGGCGGAGCCAAAGTCGTCCTCACCTCGCGCGACTACATCTACCGCGACGCACGCCCTTACCTGAAGGAATACGCCTACCCCCTGCTGCACGAACAACAGGTCGTTGTCGACGTAGCTCAACTGCCCCTGCACGAACGGCGCCAGATCCTCTACAACCACATTAAACTCGGCGATCAGCCGCGCGAGGTCCGCGCGGAGATGAAACCGCACCTTGACGCGGCGGCCGCAACAGAGCCGTTCCACCCCGAGGTGGCACGGCGCCTCGGGCAACAGGCCTTTACACGTCATCTCGAACCGACCGAACAGGGCATCACCGACTTCATGGCCCGCCCCACGGCATTCCTCCGCGACGTCTACGCCGAACTAGGCCCCGACGAAAAAGCCGCCCTCGCCCTGACCTACCAAGCAGGCGAGCAGCTCCCTGCGCCGGTGCACTGGGATGCGTCGCAAGATGATGTCATCAACCGGGTCGGCAGCACCCCTGCAGGCGTCAACCGCGCCTTGGTGGCCCTAACTGGAACCTTCCTGCGTCTCGCCTCAACACCCGGCAGCGACTCAACAACAGGGTGGTCTTTCCGCCACCCCACCCTGCAGGAAAGCTTTGCCGAATTCATGGCAGCCGATCCCAACCTGTTGGGTATCTTCATCAACGGCTTGAACTGGCGAACGCTTCTCACTCGCATCGACTGTGGCACCGAACAACAACGCGGCACGCTTCTCCGCGTCCCTCCGGCCCTTTACTCAGATGTCATCAAACGCCTACTCACTGGCGAATCACCAGGGAGGGCTGGCCACGGCTACCCAGCAGAGTGGTACAACTTCTTCGCCACGCGCTGCTCCGACACGTTTTTGAAGCTCTATACCGAGGCCGATTCCCAATTTGTGCCCCAACTTACTAAGTTCATCTCTTTCCTGGACGTCATCCACGAGCCGAAAGCCCTCGCGCGCCTACACCAAGCCAGCCTTCTCAGTACAGAAGAGCACAGCCGGATCCGGGAGAGAGTCGCAACACTGGCCGTCGAGACCCCTGACGCCGCATGGCTACGGGAGCCTGAATGGCAGATCCTTTTCTCCGAAAGCGACCAACAGTACCTTCTTCAGCGCGTACGCGAGGATCTGATTCCCGACCTCGACTGGGTCTTGGACGTATGGAGAAACAACTACCCATCCGACGAGGAACCGGCTCAGTACTACGGCATCCTGCAAGAACAGCTGCGCACGTACCGCGAGGCATTCGAGCAGGACACCGAAGTCACAGACGCCCTCGACCAGGCCATGGCCGAAGTCAATGAAACAATCGATTTCTCACGTTCCAACGACTATGAGCCTGGTCCGGACGAGCATCCGGACATCAGAGGCCGCACAAACCTCGCAGGCCACGAGCACTCACGCGACCGAAGCATCTTCGACGACATCGACGGCTGA
- a CDS encoding toll/interleukin-1 receptor domain-containing protein, which produces MRVFIVGSLPNHVPGLDQPILSDHAPLFEAGRKLGWALAADGHRAVIGSSSRRTIDPYIFEGYSEFCRSHPDSQCHIEVQFPVDQANAGYEPEFSDAPDNLHIIKVENYADASSRHHWIVSHFAALRTADLLVVLGGGVSTRILGSYAASNHIPTLAIREYGGTSVEVFPLAQHTYHEAVPRLGKIPTRESAQRMVAFATKLAARGSGSVHSYFLSYSWGDCATADHVEVLLRRLGRAIFRDEEKVKIGHRLPDQLEASIQEADTFVALWSRNYHTSTWCPSELQFALESQKSGRPSRVALIELDEMETPLQAATLLRLKGNSREFLDLGIRRLVEQE; this is translated from the coding sequence ATGCGCGTATTCATCGTGGGATCATTACCCAATCATGTCCCCGGCCTTGACCAACCAATCCTGTCGGACCATGCACCTCTTTTTGAGGCCGGAAGAAAATTAGGCTGGGCTCTCGCCGCCGATGGCCACAGAGCAGTCATTGGAAGTTCATCCCGCCGGACAATCGATCCTTATATTTTCGAGGGCTATTCGGAGTTTTGCCGCTCTCACCCTGATTCTCAGTGCCACATCGAGGTTCAATTTCCGGTCGATCAGGCCAATGCTGGATATGAACCCGAATTTTCGGATGCTCCAGATAACCTGCATATAATCAAGGTGGAAAACTACGCTGATGCAAGCAGTCGGCATCATTGGATTGTTTCGCACTTCGCTGCTCTCCGCACAGCAGATCTTCTCGTTGTGCTCGGCGGGGGCGTGAGCACACGCATCCTAGGGAGCTATGCTGCGTCGAATCATATTCCGACTCTCGCTATCAGAGAATATGGTGGGACTTCGGTCGAAGTCTTTCCCCTTGCACAGCACACCTATCATGAGGCAGTCCCGCGTCTGGGGAAGATACCCACTAGAGAATCCGCGCAGCGGATGGTTGCCTTCGCCACCAAACTAGCAGCACGGGGCAGCGGCAGCGTTCATTCATACTTCCTTAGTTACTCTTGGGGTGACTGCGCCACGGCAGACCACGTTGAGGTACTCCTCAGGAGGCTCGGGCGGGCTATATTCAGAGACGAAGAAAAAGTCAAGATCGGACATCGTCTACCCGATCAACTGGAAGCCTCAATACAAGAAGCGGACACCTTCGTCGCCCTCTGGAGTAGAAATTACCACACCAGCACGTGGTGCCCTTCTGAACTTCAATTCGCACTTGAATCACAGAAGTCAGGACGGCCATCACGGGTAGCTCTCATCGAACTGGACGAAATGGAAACTCCACTACAGGCAGCCACTCTGCTCCGACTCAAAGGAAACTCTCGCGAGTTTCTCGATCTCGGCATTCGGAGATTGGTCGAACAGGAATGA
- a CDS encoding IS5 family transposase, which yields MERGPYPSDLADEQWALIEPMITAWKLDRVARSATGDPGSCDLREVVNAIFHQNRTGCQWRYLPHDLPAWSAVFYYFGLWRQDGLDQRIQELLRCQVREKARRLEDPSLVILDTQSVRAAAGVPKTTTGLDANKKVSGRKRGLAVDVLGLIIGVVVLAASAHDNAAGTALLDQAAERCGMRLEKALVDQGFKGEVLIHGALLDIDVEVVRRNPDDQGKGFVPQPKRWIVEQVNGTLMLHRRLAREYDHRPDTSASRVYWASIANMTRRLTAPAPAWRDTLGLAA from the coding sequence ATGGAGCGAGGGCCGTACCCCAGCGACTTAGCGGACGAGCAATGGGCGTTGATCGAGCCGATGATCACGGCCTGGAAACTGGACCGGGTGGCACGGTCAGCGACCGGAGATCCCGGATCCTGCGATCTGCGGGAGGTCGTGAACGCGATCTTCCACCAGAACCGGACGGGCTGCCAGTGGCGCTACCTGCCCCATGACCTGCCAGCCTGGTCGGCGGTGTTCTACTACTTCGGCCTGTGGCGCCAGGACGGCCTTGACCAGCGGATTCAGGAACTCCTGCGCTGCCAGGTACGGGAGAAGGCCCGGCGATTAGAGGACCCGTCCCTCGTGATCCTCGATACCCAGTCCGTGCGCGCGGCCGCGGGTGTCCCGAAGACCACGACGGGACTGGACGCCAACAAGAAGGTGTCGGGCCGCAAGCGGGGCCTGGCCGTCGACGTTCTGGGGCTGATCATCGGCGTTGTCGTGCTGGCCGCTTCGGCCCACGACAACGCCGCCGGCACCGCCCTGCTCGACCAGGCGGCCGAGCGGTGCGGGATGCGCCTGGAGAAGGCCCTGGTGGACCAGGGCTTCAAGGGCGAGGTCCTCATCCACGGAGCCCTGCTCGACATCGACGTCGAGGTGGTCCGCCGCAACCCCGATGACCAGGGCAAAGGCTTCGTCCCGCAGCCCAAACGGTGGATCGTGGAGCAGGTCAACGGCACGTTGATGCTGCATCGCCGCCTGGCTCGCGAGTACGACCACCGACCCGACACCTCCGCCTCGCGCGTCTACTGGGCCTCCATCGCGAACATGACCCGCCGCCTCACCGCGCCCGCCCCGGCCTGGCGCGACACCCTCGGGCTGGCCGCGTGA
- a CDS encoding WD40 repeat domain-containing protein — translation MIKLSPNGRTLAAEGEDGTVELWDIASGKRRAILVSHTARPAQPSVMVFSPDGRTLATANDDEPMVHLWDVTSKAERAVLVGHIHEVEMSRMAFSPDSSTLATGSADGTVRLWNVATGKNRATLTGHNNRVWAMVFSPDGSTLATGGVDSTVRLWNVTTGKNRATLNGHTRPVSAVAFSPDGHTLATGSDDNTVRLWNVDAQAQRASLAGHTGTIWAAVFSPDGRTLATGSSDNTVRLWNVATSDQANTIKKLCLAVRRDLTAEEWATYLPGESPSPMCTS, via the coding sequence ATGATCAAGCTAAGCCCCAACGGCCGCACTCTGGCCGCCGAAGGCGAAGATGGCACGGTGGAACTGTGGGACATTGCCTCGGGCAAGAGGCGTGCCATCCTCGTCAGCCACACCGCCCGCCCCGCCCAACCCTCGGTGATGGTGTTCAGCCCCGACGGGCGCACCCTGGCCACCGCTAACGATGACGAGCCTATGGTGCACTTATGGGACGTGACCTCAAAAGCGGAGCGTGCCGTCCTCGTTGGACACATCCATGAGGTTGAAATGTCGAGAATGGCGTTCAGTCCGGACAGCAGCACTCTGGCCACCGGCAGCGCCGACGGCACGGTGCGACTGTGGAACGTCGCCACGGGAAAGAACCGCGCCACCCTCACCGGCCACAACAACCGTGTGTGGGCGATGGTGTTCAGTCCGGATGGCAGCACGCTGGCCACCGGCGGTGTTGACAGCACGGTGCGACTGTGGAACGTCACCACGGGAAAGAACCGCGCCACCCTCAACGGTCACACCCGCCCCGTGTCGGCGGTGGCATTCAGTCCGGACGGCCACACGCTGGCCACCGGCAGCGACGACAACACAGTGCGACTGTGGAACGTCGACGCCCAAGCGCAGCGTGCCTCCCTCGCTGGCCACACCGGGACAATATGGGCGGCGGTGTTCAGTCCGGACGGCCGCACGCTAGCCACCGGCAGCAGCGACAACACGGTGCGACTGTGGAACGTCGCGACCTCTGACCAAGCAAACACAATCAAGAAGCTATGCCTCGCTGTCCGCCGTGATCTCACCGCCGAGGAATGGGCGACCTACCTCCCCGGTGAGTCACCAAGTCCCATGTGCACCTCATAA